The Candidatus Eremiobacteraceae bacterium sequence GTGTCACCGCGGTCCGACGGCCGGATTATCTCAACCTTGCCCGCCCTCACGACGAAGAACGGAATTCCGGAATCGCCGGCCTCGACGAGAACGTCTCCGCGCTCGATCGGGCGCACCACGCCATGCGTGGCTATATGCGCTATCTGCGCCGGCGTGAGGGTCGGGAACGTGAGCGCCTCTCTCGATGCGGTCACGCTCGGAGGAATCACTTTCATTTCGTAATCATCGATTCATAGCATCGAGTTATAGAATCGCGCGGGCCTGGTGAATCGCCTCATCTTCGGTCATCGTCGCGCCTGCACCCATCAATTGCGTGAGAGCGTCGGAGCCGATCGCACCGCGAAGCACCAACAGCGCGCGATCGTGTTCGCGCTGCAAGTCGTACTTCTCCGGCTCGACCATGCTGAGACGAGCGCCGAGAAAACCGAAGAGCCGAGCTGCTCCTGCATACTCTGCGGAAGTCGGTCGGCCTTCAACGTGAGGTTTTAGCATGGCCACTAAAGCAAGGACCCGTAGCGATAAGGAAGCCAACGCGCTGAGCTTGAGCCCACGCGCGACTTCGAGCGCCTCATCTGCACGCACCTGCGCCTCGTCGTATCGACCCGAAGCGACCAGATACGTGGCCATGTTAGTGAGCGTTGCGGCCATGCCGGGCGCCGCTGTCAAGGAATTCGTGGCGCGCAGAAGTTCGAGCACATCGATCGCGAGCTGGATTGCGGTTTCTGGATCGTCCGCACCAAACTCATTCTCGGCGAGACTTGCCGTTACGGACGCCGCAAACACGTCATCGCCGAGCACCTTCGCAAGCCCAAGGGCCTCGGTGAGGCGAACGCGGGCGCCGGCGAAGTCACCGACTGCGCAACGGCTCCAACCCATTGTCATCAGGACGTTGGCCGTTAGCCGCCGAGCGCCGATCATGCGAGCCGCCTCCAGGGCCGACCGCAACAACGGCTCTGCCTCCGATGTTCTTCCCAAGAGAACGAGCGACGCACACATCAAGCACTCGGTTTGAGCGATTCCCAATATGTCACCGAGTTCGCGGTATCGCGCGAGAGCTCGCTCCGCCGCCGCCAACGACACCTTTCGTTCGCCGAATTGTTGAGCACCCTCCGCCTCGGCGTGCTCCAGTCGCGCTACAAGATCGGGCGGCGTGAGTTCGTCGACCAAGTCGAGCGCCGCGCGCACCCAACGCCTTCCCTCCACGAGTGGGAAAGTTCGCCAAATCACCCTATGAGCAGCGGCTAGGCGTTGCCCCACGGCGACATCGTGTCGTTTGCCGAGCGACCAGTCGAGCGCCGCGCGCCAATTCTCCAGTTCCACGTTCGCCTGCGCGGACCACACCCGATGGGGCATTGTATCCGGTGCGCGTTCGAGCTGCTGCGCCAATTCCAAGTACACGAGTGCATGATGCCGCGCCAGTTGCTCGTGCTCACCTCGGGCCGTCAGCTTTTCCCGCGCGTACTGCCGCGACGATTCTAGCAGGCGATAACGCTGCTCGGTCCCGACCAACTCGGCGAGCAGGAGGGATTTCGTGACGAGCGACGCGACGAGGTCGATCACCTCGATGTCGCCTTCGCCGCTGGTTGCACAGAGTGAGGTTGCCGCCTCGAGCGTGAAGCTGCCGGCGAAGACCGAAAGCGACTCGAAGAACAATCGTTCGCGCGGGGTCAGTAGGTCGTAACTCCAGTCGATCAGAGCGGTCATCGTCTGGTGCCGCGGTAACGCCCGGCGATCGCCGCCGGTGAGCAGGCGGAAGCGCTGATCGAGCAGCAGGACGATCTGATGAGGTGCGAGCGTCTTCACGCGAGCGGCGGCGAGTTCGATCGCGAGTGGGATGCCGTCCAGCCGCCGGCAGATCTCGGCGACATCTCGCACGTTTTCGTCGGTCAACACAAAGCTTGCGTCTACGGCGAGCGCGCGATCGACAAACAGCGCAATACCGCCGTAGGGCAGCGCTTCTTTCGCACTCCGAAGTGACTCGGGCGGCACCTCAAGCGACGGCAAGTAGTACGTCCGTTCACCCGCCACGTCCAAAGCCTCTCGACTGGTCGACAGGATATGCACGTGAGGGCACGACTCAAGGATACCGGCCGCGAGCTCGCGCGTCTTTGCGATCACGTGCTCACAGTTATCAAGGATGAGTAAAGCGCGGCGCGTCTTGAGGTATGCGACGACGGTGTCTACGGCGGAGCCGGTGGCGGAAGGAAGCTGCAGGGTTGTCAATACCGCGCTCGCGACAAGCGATTGGTCCGGGAGCGGCGCCAGGTCGACCAACCACACTCCGTCTGGACAACCGCCGAGAGAGTCGCTCCCAACCTGCACCGCGACGCGCGTCTTGCCGACTCCGCCTGAGCCGACAAGCGTCACGAGCCTGTGTTCACGCACGAGCGCGCCGATCTCGTTGACCTCTCGTTGCCGGCCGACAAAGGATGTTAGTTGATGCGGGAGATTGTGCCCCGGGGCCGCTTGCGCGTCGGGACGTACTATCGTCAACAGTGATGCGTGCAGCGCCTCGCTGCGCTCGCGTTGCCGAGTTGGATGTGCGATGCCTATCGCGCTTCCCAGGAGCGCCTGACGCTCCGGCGGCAGCGCAAGCGCCCGCCCAAGCAAGATCACGGTCTCCCGCCGGGGCCGAGTTCTGGCTCCGCGCTCGAGCAAGCTGACGGCCTCTACGCTCAGCTTGGCACGCTCGGCCAAGTCTTGCTGCGTCAATCCGGCATCCAGGCGAAACTGTCTGAGCAGTGCCCCGAAGTGGGGGCGACCCGCAGCCTCCATCGTATCCCCTGTCGGCAACATCATTGTACGGATATTTGTCCGGATATTTGCACGGGTGTTCCTGGACATCTTCCCAGCTCAGGAAGATAATAAAGAAGGACGGCCACGCTCGCAAGGTCCGCCGGCCGAGTAAACCCGGAAGCGTCCGATTTCCGTCTTGGAATTCGTCAGCTCTCCGGGTCATTGGAGAGAACTCAACCATGCGTATTTCTAACCCAATTGATCGTGCGCTCACCGCGACCGCCGCACTGGCGATGCTGATCGGGCTATCCGGATGCGGTTCGATATCGGCCGCTTTGGCCCCCAGGCAAAACGCAGCTACGGCGACCCGGGCATCACAGCCGCAATCTGTTCAAAACGGTTCTATCAATAACGGCGTTCCTTCGCTCTTCAGGTCACTCAATCCGGTGACGACGCCGAGCTTCATGGATCCCAGCGCCGTAGGCAAGCCTCTCGTGTTCGTTTCCGACGCTGGGCTAGAGCAAGAGGTCGTCGACATTTTCCGGCAATCCGACAATAAGATGGTCGGCCAAATCACCGGTCTTTCCCCAGAAGGCCTCGCGACCGACTCAGCGCGTAACCTGTACATCGCAAACACAGGATACTTGAATGTCTTGATCTACGCGCCTCCTTACACGGCTGTGAAATTGACGCTCGATGATGGTGGCAATATCCCACGGGCAGTTGCGGTTTCGACCAAAGGTCTCGTCGCCGTGGCGAATCTTTGCGCTCTCGCGAACTGCACGGGGAACACCGGCAGCGTGAGCTTTTTTGCCAAGGGTTCGACGACACCGTGCACGACGGTGGCCGATGCGACGAATTTCGCATCCATGGAAAATGCGACGTTCGACGCTGCCGGCGATCTTTACGTCGAGGCTTACGGCGCGGCCGCTCACACCTGGAACATCGGCAAAATCGTGGGAGGTTGCAATGCAAACGCGATTGAGCTCCTCAAGACTCCAAACGTCAGACAATATATTGGCGGCATTCAGATCGACAAAGATCATCGGATCGCCATCGTCAACGCGATTACGGCAGACCAGCCTTTTTACATCGACACCTACAACCCACCGAAGAAGCACTCCCTCGGCTGGCCCGTCTCCGTCACCAGGCTAGTCCGCACAAAGTCGAACATCATAGTGAACTTCGCCTTCCTGCGGTCGGGCCTTGGATTCTATGACGCCGACTCGGAGAACGGTAGCCCTGGCAGCAAGTCGGATGAATTCAATTATCCGACAAGCGGCCCACCGATAAACACCATTGGCGGATTTGAACTTGCGTGGGGCGTCGCCGTCACCCCAGTACTGCTTCCCTAAGCGAATCACGGTCGCATCGAGCTGCGACTCGAATGGAGAACGACGCTTAGGAGCCGTCGATAATGCTCTTGATGATCTGATTCGATATCGACGTGATGGTCGCCCAATCGCCGGAGGGGACCGCTGCAAGGCGGTCCCGCAGGCCAAGTAAGGCCGGCAACTTGCCGTCGAGCGATGGCGAATCTGCAAGTCCGGCGCGAAGAGCGTTATCCTCGTCGACGTGCCGGATGACAGTCGCATTGTATCGAGTTTCAGACACCTGTAGCCCGACGAAAAATGGGCTTCGCGACTCGGACGGTAGCGCGTTGACGAGCTTTATAACGCCCGCAACAAAATGGTCCTGATCGCTGACGTGGACGTCCGGCGTATCGGGCAGCAGAAATCGCCGTAAACCGTCGAGTTCGAGTCGGCCGTCGTCCGTGGGCAGTATCTGTCTAAAACTTGCGAACCAATCGTTCATGAAATCCTGCGCGCCCTGCTGCTTCATGGCATCGCCGTTCTCCGAGAGTTCCAAGATGCGTGCCGCACCGATGCCTAGCCGCGCAAGGCCGAGCGAGTCGTTTCCATACGCAAGCTTCTCCGTTAGAGGATAGCCGGAGGAGTCGCCTATCGGTGCGTCACCCAAACTCGGGTAAGCCGTCGTCTGCGTATCCGCTAGGTGGTCGGCTAGAGCATGTCGGTTCGCATATCGATCTGACGCGTCCGAGGGGAGTCGTGCGTCAGCCGCCGCCGCGGCATCGTATAGAGATTTCCATTTTGTGCCTGCGATGCCGCCGTCCATCGCCGCGAGAAAGACCGCCGACGCGATGGCCGCAGCGACGCTGTGATCCGCATGCGCTACGTCGTGCAATGCCCCCGCATACTGCTCATTTACGAGAACGAAGTACGCAGTCCGACCATCCGGAAGACTTTGCGCGCCGGAATAATGCGCCACCGGGTCCCAGGCAGGAAGTTTTGACGCCGGCGAAATCTCAAGACCCATCAAAAAGGCGTGGTTCGTGGGAATGCCGATGACGACTTGGACGAGCTGCGCCACGTCGCTCGTCGAATAGGATGTTTGGCCGGGAACCGCCGAGCTATTTTCGCATTGCAACCTAAGTATGCGACGGCGCAAAGCAAAAGTCAACAAATCTGCGCCGGTCTATGCTCTGTTCGAGGCTGGGGGAAGAGTCATTCCGCCGTCGAATCGTAGTGAAAATTTTGGGGACGACCGACTATACTACTCCGCCCTTAAAACAGAGGATGACTTGATTATTCCGTCTCGACTCCTTGTTGCCGCAGCGCTCATCGCGGTCGCCAACTCCACAGCGGCTTCCGCTGCTCCGATAAGTTGGAATTCGGGCGCGTCCTTTTACACGACTCGTCCCTTCGTTCGCTTCATGCACGCCCCGCCGCGTCCACCCGCGCCTACCGTTCGCATAACAATGGCCGACGTGATGCGCGCCCGCGCCGGCGGGTGGCAACAAGTCACCGCCAACCCTCCGTTCGGAGCGAACGGCGCCGGTACGGCATTGCTCATGACCGACGGAACGGTCATGGTGCAGGACAACACGTCAAATTGGTACAGCCTTGGGCCCGACAAGAACGGAAACTATGTGCGCGGGAGCTGGACAACCAAGGCGTCGCTCCCCGCCGGTTACGGCCCGCTGTATTTCGCGTCGGCGGTCCTCGCCGACGGCAAGCTGATCATCAACGGTGGCGAGTACAACTTCTTTCACGGAACCGAGACGAATCTCGGCGCGATCTACGACCCGGTCGCCGACGCATGGACATCGGTGTCGCCGCCGAGCGGGTGGGCCGAGATCGGCGACGCGTCGAGCGTCGTGCTTGCGGACGGCACCTACATGCTAGGGAACTGCTGCTACACCTCGCAGGCCCTGCTGAACGAAGGATCGCTCACGTGGATGATGACCGGCTTAGGAAAGCAGGATCGCAACTCTGAGGAAGGGTGGACGCTGCTTCCCAACGGCAAAGTTCTCACGGAAGACGTTTCGACTGAACCAAATTCAGAACGATACAATCCCAGGACCGGGGCGTGGTCCACCGCCGGTGCGATTCCAGTGGATCTGATCAATCAGTCCGAGATAGGACCGCAGGTCTTGCGGCCCGACGGGACAGTGTTCGTCGCCGGCGCAAGTCAGCACACGGCGATTTTTGACACGAACACCGGCCGGTGGAGTGCCGGACCGGACTTTCCTATAGTCGGAGGCCTGCAACTGGACGTCACCGACGGTCCAGCGGCCCTACTCACAAATGGTGACGTACTGCTTGCCGCGAGTCCCGGCGTCTATCAAGCGCCGGCATCGATGCTCGTCTGGGATGGCACGCGGCTTGCGCTGGTGGCGGCGCCGCCGAACGCGCCGAACGACGCGAGCTATAACCTGCGCCTTCTCGTTTTGCCGACGGGCCAAGTTCTGGAAACTGACGGCTCGGATGACGTGGAGATCTATACGCCGGGCGGTGCGCCGGACCGGAATATAGCGCCAGCAGTCACTGCGGTGCCGACCTCGCTCACGCACGGGAACACGTACGTGATTTCGGGCGTGCGCTTCAACGGCTGTTCGCAGGCGAACGCCTACGGCGACGACGCCCAGGCTGCATCGAACTATCCGCTCGTGCGCATCAAGAACAATGCGACAGGCCACGTGTTCTACGCCCGGACGCACGACCACAGCTACATGGGTGTCGCATCGAACGCTGTTGTTTCGACGATGTTCGACGTCCCTAACGCTATCGAGCTCGGCGCGAGTTCACTTGTGGTCGTCGCCAACGGAATTCACTCGCCGCCCGTCGGAGTCATGATTCACTAGCTCGCGTCAGTATCGCGCTCGACCACCTGACACGTCGAATACCGCACCGGTATTCGACGTGCTTGTTTCGGAGCAAAGCCTCAAAGGACCGGAGGCTGCCGGTTGACGCTGGTGGAGGGCTCGTCGTTGACGGCGACGCAATTGCTCTAGTCTTGTGACCGCTATCGCCACCCGATGGATGTGAGTATGCCGAAGATTCCAAGCGCACTCTCTCTCGCCGGCCTGTTGGTTCTGAGCGCCGTTGCATCAGGGGCAACGCCAAGTCCGGCACGCTCGCCAGGATCTGTCTCCGATTGCAATTCGAGGCCCATGGCGCCGGCGTGCGGCGCCGTTCGCGGAGATCGCGCCGAGGGATGGCTCGCACAGAGCCGCTCGCCCGTGTTGGCGCGCAACGGCATCGTGGTCACGAGTCAGCCGCTTGCGGCACAGGCCGGACTTCGAATTCTCATGGCCGGCGGAAACGCCGTCGACGCCGCCGTCGCAACTGCTGCCGCGCTCAACGTGACCGAACCTATGAACGTTGGGTTGGGCGGCGATCTTTTCGCCATCGTCTACATCGCGAAAGAGCACAAAGTCCACGTGCTCAATGCGAGCGGAACCGCGCCGACCGGCGCAACGCTCGCGCGCTTCAACGCGCTCGGCTACAAGTATGACCCGCATGACTGGGGTCCCGGCTCGGGGATGCCGCCGGGTGGCATCCTCGACGTCACTGTTCCAGGCGCTGCTTGGGGCTGGGACGAGATGCTTCGGCGCTACGGCACGATGAAGCTTGATCGCGCGCTCGCGCCTGCGGTGGACTATGCCGAAAACGGATTTCCGGTTTCAGAACGCATTGCGCACGAATGGGAACTACCGGATGCGCTTCCGTTGCGCGGTTGCTGCACGCGGCTCGATCCCGATTCGGTGAAGACATGGTACATCGACGGCGCGCAGCCCGTCACCGGACAGATCTTCCGCAATCAACAGCTCGCGCATACCTTGCGGCTTTTGCAGAAGTATGGACGCGACGTCTTCTACAAGGGCCAGATCGCTCGCGCTATCGTCGCCAAATCAAACGCGCTCGGCGGCACGATGACATTGGCCGATCTTGCGCGATACCACGGCGAATGGGTGGATCCGGTAAGCACGAACTATCACGGCTACGACGTCATGGAATTGCCGCCGCCCTCGCAGGGGTTTGCGGCTCTCGAAGCCCTCAACATTCTCGCGCAATGCGTTCCCAAATTGCTGCCCGGGCAATCGCTCGCGTCGTTGGGGCCCGCGAACCCGCTGTACTGGCACATGCTCGTCGAAGCGAAAAAGCTCGCGTATGCGGACCTCTATGCATACAACGCCGACCCCGACCATGTCGTGGTACCAACAAGCAAACTCTTGTCAAACGCGTATGCGTCGTCATTGTGCGCGAAGATCGATCCGGCGCATGCGGCGAGCACGGGCCCGCCGGGGAAATACGGCGACACGGGCGACACGATCGTGCTGTCCACTGCCGACCGCTTCGGCAACATGGTCTCGTGGGTCAACAGCAACTACGACGGCTTCGGTTCTGGCATCACCGTGCCGGGTTACGGATTCATCTTGCACGATCGTGGAGCGCTTTTCACGCTCGATCCCAAGAGCCCCAATGCGATTGCGCCGCAAAAGCGCCCGTACAACACGCTCATGGCGGGGTTCGTACTGCATGGCGGGCGGCCGTTCATGACGCTCGGTCTCATGGGCGGCGACATGCAGGCGCAGGGGCACGTCCAAGCCCTCGTCGACATCATCGATCTCGGTGCGAACGTGCAACAAGCGGGCGACATGGCGCGCTTCCGGCATTTCCAGATCACCAATCGGTTATACTTGGAATCGCCGTTGTATGAACTCGTCGGCGACCGCCTCAAGGCGATGGGTCATGACGTGCGTTCTTCGGACCGCGCGCCTATGGGCGGATACCAGGCGATCATGGTTCTGCCGAGCGGTGCGTATGCAGCGGGTTCGGATTTCGGGAAAGACGGCGAAGCCGTCGGCTGGTGAGACTTAGTCTACGCCACCGGCCCAAGCCACACAGTCTGCGCATTCGTGAATTCGCGAAGTCCGAAGTATGAGAGTTCCCGGCCGTAGCCGCTGCGTTTCACGCCGCCAAACGGCAGGCGCGGGTCCGATGCGGTCATTCCATTGATAAACACAGCGCCTGACTGCAAGCGCGCCGCAATGGATTCGGCCGATCGGATATCGCGCGTCCACAGATTTCCGCCAAGGCCGTACATCGACAAGTTGGCAAGCGTTATCGCGTGTTCCGTGTTCTGCGCCTGGATCACCGCTGCTGCGGGTCCGAATGTCTCTTCGTCAAACATCGGCATACCCGGCACGACATCCGAAACAATAGTGGGCTCGTAGAAGCAGCCTGGCCCGCTCCGCCGTTTCCCACCGAGAGCGATCTTCGCGCCGAGCGCGACAGTGGCGCTGACTTGCCTTTCAATGTCGTCTCGCAAATCTTCCCGCGCCAACGGACCTATCTGCGTCGCGCGATCCAGCGGATCGCCCATCACGAGAGTTCTTGCGCGCTCCGTGAATGACGAAAGAAACGTCTTATATACGGAAGCGTCCACGATGAAGCGCTTTGCGGCGATGCAGCTCTGCCCGGTATTTTGAAAGCGGGCGCGGACGGCGGTTTGAGCTGCCGCGTCCACGTCGGCATCCGACAGAACGATATATGCGTCTGAACCGCCCAACTCCAACACCGTCTTCTTCAAGGCGCTTGCCGCAGCGGACGCGACGGTCGCCCCGGCCTGCTCGCTGCCCGTAAAAGTCACTGCCGCGACGCGAGGATCTCGAATCACCGAGTCCATCGCGCGGCCCGGAACGACCAGCGTGGTGAAGACGCCGTTCGGAATTCCGCATGCAGCGAAGCTGCGTTCCAGCTCGAGACCGCAACCGGTGACGTTGGCCGCGTGCTTAAGGACGGCGACGTTGCCGGCCATGATTGCCGGCACCGCAAAGCGGATCACTTGGAACAGCGGGAAATTCCAAGGCATTATCGCTAGGATGACCCCAAGCGGGCGAAACGCGACATAGCTTCGCGTCGCGTTCGTGGCGATCACGTCATCGGCAAGATGCCGCTGCGCGCTCTCCGCATAGTACTCGCAACACCAGGCGCACTTCTCGACTT is a genomic window containing:
- a CDS encoding helix-turn-helix domain-containing protein, which gives rise to MSRNTRANIRTNIRTMMLPTGDTMEAAGRPHFGALLRQFRLDAGLTQQDLAERAKLSVEAVSLLERGARTRPRRETVILLGRALALPPERQALLGSAIGIAHPTRQRERSEALHASLLTIVRPDAQAAPGHNLPHQLTSFVGRQREVNEIGALVREHRLVTLVGSGGVGKTRVAVQVGSDSLGGCPDGVWLVDLAPLPDQSLVASAVLTTLQLPSATGSAVDTVVAYLKTRRALLILDNCEHVIAKTRELAAGILESCPHVHILSTSREALDVAGERTYYLPSLEVPPESLRSAKEALPYGGIALFVDRALAVDASFVLTDENVRDVAEICRRLDGIPLAIELAAARVKTLAPHQIVLLLDQRFRLLTGGDRRALPRHQTMTALIDWSYDLLTPRERLFFESLSVFAGSFTLEAATSLCATSGEGDIEVIDLVASLVTKSLLLAELVGTEQRYRLLESSRQYAREKLTARGEHEQLARHHALVYLELAQQLERAPDTMPHRVWSAQANVELENWRAALDWSLGKRHDVAVGQRLAAAHRVIWRTFPLVEGRRWVRAALDLVDELTPPDLVARLEHAEAEGAQQFGERKVSLAAAERALARYRELGDILGIAQTECLMCASLVLLGRTSEAEPLLRSALEAARMIGARRLTANVLMTMGWSRCAVGDFAGARVRLTEALGLAKVLGDDVFAASVTASLAENEFGADDPETAIQLAIDVLELLRATNSLTAAPGMAATLTNMATYLVASGRYDEAQVRADEALEVARGLKLSALASLSLRVLALVAMLKPHVEGRPTSAEYAGAARLFGFLGARLSMVEPEKYDLQREHDRALLVLRGAIGSDALTQLMGAGATMTEDEAIHQARAIL
- a CDS encoding gamma-glutamyltransferase family protein encodes the protein MAPACGAVRGDRAEGWLAQSRSPVLARNGIVVTSQPLAAQAGLRILMAGGNAVDAAVATAAALNVTEPMNVGLGGDLFAIVYIAKEHKVHVLNASGTAPTGATLARFNALGYKYDPHDWGPGSGMPPGGILDVTVPGAAWGWDEMLRRYGTMKLDRALAPAVDYAENGFPVSERIAHEWELPDALPLRGCCTRLDPDSVKTWYIDGAQPVTGQIFRNQQLAHTLRLLQKYGRDVFYKGQIARAIVAKSNALGGTMTLADLARYHGEWVDPVSTNYHGYDVMELPPPSQGFAALEALNILAQCVPKLLPGQSLASLGPANPLYWHMLVEAKKLAYADLYAYNADPDHVVVPTSKLLSNAYASSLCAKIDPAHAASTGPPGKYGDTGDTIVLSTADRFGNMVSWVNSNYDGFGSGITVPGYGFILHDRGALFTLDPKSPNAIAPQKRPYNTLMAGFVLHGGRPFMTLGLMGGDMQAQGHVQALVDIIDLGANVQQAGDMARFRHFQITNRLYLESPLYELVGDRLKAMGHDVRSSDRAPMGGYQAIMVLPSGAYAAGSDFGKDGEAVGW
- a CDS encoding NAD-dependent succinate-semialdehyde dehydrogenase, whose product is MSSTAAPVGMVETRNPATGASLQSYAVYSNSEIDGRLATAYGAFAAWKGTSFAERSDAMLRLASFLRREKSRLATLMTTEMGKPIVESEAEVEKCAWCCEYYAESAQRHLADDVIATNATRSYVAFRPLGVILAIMPWNFPLFQVIRFAVPAIMAGNVAVLKHAANVTGCGLELERSFAACGIPNGVFTTLVVPGRAMDSVIRDPRVAAVTFTGSEQAGATVASAAASALKKTVLELGGSDAYIVLSDADVDAAAQTAVRARFQNTGQSCIAAKRFIVDASVYKTFLSSFTERARTLVMGDPLDRATQIGPLAREDLRDDIERQVSATVALGAKIALGGKRRSGPGCFYEPTIVSDVVPGMPMFDEETFGPAAAVIQAQNTEHAITLANLSMYGLGGNLWTRDIRSAESIAARLQSGAVFINGMTASDPRLPFGGVKRSGYGRELSYFGLREFTNAQTVWLGPVA